AATTTTCTTCAATGAGATGCTGAAAATAGCTCCTCGAATAGGATCGCTCAAATTTTGAAACTAAAAACTTGTCAAGCCTCTCACACCTTTCATGAGGTTCAACAGAAAATACTTGTTCACTAGGGATCATTTATTGCTAGGGGGAAGAGCACCAAAGAGTCTTCCTTATAGGGAAATTCCGGCACGAGTTTTTTTAAAATGCTAAGGATATTGTTTTTTAAAAGGAATAATGCATCAAGGTCAGTATTTACATCGATCATCTTGCCAATATAACGCTGCTGTTGAAATTCCACTTCTTGAAGATAGCCTGGCTGATTTTTAATAAATAAAGAGCGAACGTCTAGGTTAACTTTTTGCAGTTTATCAGCAAAATCTTTCTCAATTTGAAATCCTAAAAAAAGTTCTAATTGGCCCATTTATTGGTTAAAAACTCTATTGCCTTCACGCATAATCTGCTTCAAATGTGCTTGGTCGCTGCGCATTTTGCTCACTATATTCATCGCTAAGCCCTCCATCATGGCATTATAAACCTGTGGTGCTTTTTCTTTTAATTGTGCCAATGTCGCGACAGTTGTGCTCGTCGTGTAACCTCCTCCGCCTGAAGTGGGGGCAGAAGAACCTGAGTTCGCTTCAGTTGACGGAGCTCCTGTAGAGGGAGTGGATACGGGAGAAGAGCTAGTTAAATCTTCGCTCATAAAAAATCCTTTTTAAAAATGCTTTTATTTTAATTATATTAAATTAATTAATTTAATTCTATCACTCTGATAAATTTAAAACACATTTTATTGAAAGTCTCGTAAGCACATTTGAAGATCTTCAAATTTAAATCCCTTTCTTACAAGCTTCGCCACTAGGCGTTTTTTATCTATTGGCTGTTTTGCGCTTTCCTTTGCAATGATTGAGGCGAGGGTTTTTTGTTTCATTTGATGAGTGTAGTGTTTTTTTAAACTTTCCTCAATTATATATCCGGGAATCCCTTTCATCTTTAACTTAATACTTATCGCTAAAGGGCTTGCTTTTTTGCGTATTTCCCCGCTAATAAACCTTTCAATCCACTCCCGGTCATCCAAAAGCTGCTTCTCAGCAAATTCTTTGATGACAAGTGTAACTGCGTGATCGGACACATAGTTGCGCTTTAACAGTTTTTCTAGCTCAAAAGACGAATAGGCTCTGCGCGCAATTTTTCTAAGGGCAAAATTTTTTGCTCCTTTAAATTCCTCAAGGCTCCAGTACTTTACTAATTCTTTAGGCGTTTCAAACACTAGAGGCCATTTTATTGCTTTTGAAGGAACAATAGATTGATGAACGATACACCACTCCTCTTCCTCTTTAACCAAATAATAAAGTTGTTTAACACTGTGAGGTTTGCAATTGAGAATGACCATACTACTCTTTCAAAAGTAAAATTTTCTTTACCTCTCTAGGAGACAATCTCACACCTTTGGCAGAAACGCCTTTTACAAGAACTTCGGTTAAATCATAAACCATTGAAGCCGATTTCTGTTTAATTTTTGGAATGAATTTCAATTCTACCCTAGGCCGGGCAGCACTGCTTAAAAACTCCAGATCCACCCCTTCCTCTAAAAAGCGGTAAAACTTATCTAAAATAAATTTTTCAACAATAAACCTCTTAGCATAAACAAGTTGTGTTGAAGTTTTATAAATAGCCGAAAAAATTGTCTTTTTATCCGCAATACCGACATAAACAACTTTTTGTCCCCTCTGAACATATTGCTTTTCGGGAATATTCATTACGGTATAAGAGCCATCTTTAAACATGAGCAAAAGTTTATCAAAATTTGTGCATTCAAAGGAGAAAGTTCCATTCACTTTCGTCCCCACAAAACCACTTTCTGGATCAAAACCCACTCTAAGAGTTTTTGTCGCAATAGCACGTATATCAATTTGCTCAATTGACTCAATGCGGGTTTTTCTAGCAAACTGCCCTTGGTATTTATCGACAAGCTTTTTTAAATAATTAATTGTAAACTTTTTGATATTTTTAAGATGCTTTTCTATTCTTCCGAGATCATTTTCTAACGTCGCAATTTCATCTTTGTTTTTATCTAAATCAAAGCGAGAAATTCTTCGAATAGGGATACTTAAGAGATGTTCACGGTCATCGTGGGTAGGTATCCGACTTAGCTGTTTATGAAAAGGCACTAAGCTATTTCCTACTGTTTCATGGATCTCATCATAGCTTTTAATGTTTTCTATTTTCTTATAGAGCCTGTTTTCAATAAAAATCTGCTCTAAAGTTTTCTTGAAAATTTTCTCTAAAAGACGTTCTCGCTCTATTTCTAATTCTCTTCTAAGATAATCTTGTAAGCTTGTAACATGAAACTGAAGGATCTCATTGACAGTTGGCTCCCAGGGTAAATTATCTTTAATGACCACAATCTGAGAATTTAGAGTCACTTGACATTCCGTATATGCATAGAGAGCATCAAGGATTTCATGAGCGTACTGGCCCCTTGGCAACTTTATTTCAATTTCGACATTTTCTGCCGTGTAATCATCAATCGCCTCGATTTTGATTTTGCCTTTTTTAGCGGCTTCATCAATCGATCGAATGAGAGATTCTGTCGTAGTTCCATAGCAAATCTCGCGAATTACCAATGTTTTAGGATCTTTCACCTCGATGTACGCACGAAGTTTTACTTTCCCTTTGCCATCTTCATAAAGAGAAGCATCCATAATCCCCGCCGTGGGGAAATCTGGAAGCAAAGTGTAATCACGGCCTTCCAAAATGGCAATTTCCGCCTCTAGCAACTCAGAAAAATTATGAGGTAAGATGTAGGTCGACATACCTACAGCAATGCCACTAGCACCGAGCATTAAAATTAGAGGAATCTTTGCAGGCAAAACAGCAGGTTCTTTGTGTCGTCCATCATAGGAAGGCAGCATGTCCGTCAAATCAGGATTGAAGAGGGTTTCAAGGGCTAGCAGAGTCAATCTTGCTTCAATATACCGTGCCGCAGCTGAAGGGTCACCGGTAAAAATATTGCCGAAGTTCCCTTGGCGATCAAGAAGATAGTTTTTATTAGCCAAATTAACTAATGCTTCATAGATGGGAGCATCTCCATGAGGATGGTAAGCCATCGTCTGTCCGACAACGTTCGCTACCTTATGCAACTTCTCATTATGCATCATCCAGAGCGTATAGAGAATACGACGCTGAACAGGCTTTAAGCCATCGACAACATTGGGGATTGCGCGATCTAGAATGACGTACGAAGCGTATTTTAGATAATGGCGCTGCATGAGTTGCTTGACATCATCCATTAGCCACCTCCTCTTCCTGATTTGGAGCCACTTTTGCTATTTCATGGAGTTCAGCGTCTTCGCTAATTAAATTTTGCATAATAAATGCTTTGCGCTCGGGAGTATTCTTGCCCATGTAAAATTCAAGTGTCTGTTTGATGTCCGAAAAAATTCTTATATTCACTGGCGTCAAGCGGATGTGTTGATTAATAAATTGTTTAAATTCATCCGGAGAGATTTCTCCTAGACCTTTAAAACGGGTGATTTCGACGCCTTTTTTCAGTTTGGCTGCCGCCGCATCTCTTTCTTTGTCCGAATAACAATAATAAGTACGTTCCTTATTTCTTACTTTAAAAAGAGGCGTTTCTAAAATGTACAAATGACCATTCATAACTAAACTTTCAAAATAGGTCAGAAAAAATGTGATGAGCAAATTGCGAATATGCATTCCATCTACGTCGGCATCTGTAGCTAAAATAACCTTACTGTAACGCAGCAAAGAAATGTCGTCTTCTATGTTCAAAGCGCTCATCAGATTGTACATTTCTTCATTTTTATAAAGTTGATCCAGCTTCATGCCAAACACGTTTAAAGGCTTACCTCTTAAAGAAAAAACTGCTTGCGTCATCGGATCGCGAGAAGCGACAATCGAAGCACTCGCCGATTCCCCCTCTGTCAAAAAGATCATGGTTTCCTCACCATGTCCTGAGTCATCACTAAGATGGTACTTCGAATCTCTTAATTTAGGGATTTTAAAAGAAATTTTTTTTTGTTTTTCCTTAGCTTCTTTTTTTACTGCTGCAAGCTCTTTTCTTAGCTTTTCATTAAAAACAATCCGCTCAATGATCTTCTTGGCTATCGCTTCATTTTGATACAACAATTTGATGACAGCTTCTTTAATCTCCTGAACAAGAGGTCCTCTTATTTCTGTATTACCAAGCTTATTCTTCGTTTGTGATTCAAAAATTGGATCTTTTATTTTCACCAGAATCGTTCCTACAATCCCTTCACGAACGTCCATACCTTGGAAATTTTTTTTAGCAAACTCGTTAACCCCTTTCAAAATCCCTTCGCGGTATGCCGACAAGTGAGAACCTCCATCAGAAGTGTACTGGCCGTTCACAAAGGAAAAATAAGTTTCTCCGTAACTTTGTGTGTGTAAAAAGGCAAATTCAAGATTTTTAGAGCGGTAATGTAGGGGTTCATAAAGGCGATCTTCGGTAACTTCTTCATTCAAAAGATCTAAAAGGCCATTTTCAGATTCGATCTTTTCTCCATTAAAATAGAGTTTAAGAC
Above is a genomic segment from Chlamydiales bacterium STE3 containing:
- a CDS encoding DNA topoisomerase 4 subunit A (Product derived from UniProtKB/Swiss-Prot:O51066;Gene name derived from UniProtKB/Swiss-Prot:O51066;EC number derived from UniProtKB/Swiss-Prot:O51066); amino-acid sequence: MDDVKQLMQRHYLKYASYVILDRAIPNVVDGLKPVQRRILYTLWMMHNEKLHKVANVVGQTMAYHPHGDAPIYEALVNLANKNYLLDRQGNFGNIFTGDPSAAARYIEARLTLLALETLFNPDLTDMLPSYDGRHKEPAVLPAKIPLILMLGASGIAVGMSTYILPHNFSELLEAEIAILEGRDYTLLPDFPTAGIMDASLYEDGKGKVKLRAYIEVKDPKTLVIREICYGTTTESLIRSIDEAAKKGKIKIEAIDDYTAENVEIEIKLPRGQYAHEILDALYAYTECQVTLNSQIVVIKDNLPWEPTVNEILQFHVTSLQDYLRRELEIERERLLEKIFKKTLEQIFIENRLYKKIENIKSYDEIHETVGNSLVPFHKQLSRIPTHDDREHLLSIPIRRISRFDLDKNKDEIATLENDLGRIEKHLKNIKKFTINYLKKLVDKYQGQFARKTRIESIEQIDIRAIATKTLRVGFDPESGFVGTKVNGTFSFECTNFDKLLLMFKDGSYTVMNIPEKQYVQRGQKVVYVGIADKKTIFSAIYKTSTQLVYAKRFIVEKFILDKFYRFLEEGVDLEFLSSAARPRVELKFIPKIKQKSASMVYDLTEVLVKGVSAKGVRLSPREVKKILLLKE
- a CDS encoding DNA topoisomerase 4 subunit B (Product derived from UniProtKB/Swiss-Prot:Q59189;Gene name derived from UniProtKB/Swiss-Prot:Q59189;EC number derived from UniProtKB/Swiss-Prot:Q59189) gives rise to the protein MLIWQNVTFIKRYLSIHMAKQYDEDTVKTLDALSHIRLRSGMYIGRLGDGSHQDDGIYIMLKEVIDNSVDEFIMKHGKKIDIHLDEAICKVSVRDYGRGIPLGKVVECVSQINTGAKYNDDVFQFSVGLNGVGTKAVNALSSYFLVRSHREGKAVEAYFEQGVLKDRKEFKTKEPDGTYIEFIPDLEIFKKYAFQSEFVLKRLWHYAYLNTGLKLYFNGEKIESENGLLDLLNEEVTEDRLYEPLHYRSKNLEFAFLHTQSYGETYFSFVNGQYTSDGGSHLSAYREGILKGVNEFAKKNFQGMDVREGIVGTILVKIKDPIFESQTKNKLGNTEIRGPLVQEIKEAVIKLLYQNEAIAKKIIERIVFNEKLRKELAAVKKEAKEKQKKISFKIPKLRDSKYHLSDDSGHGEETMIFLTEGESASASIVASRDPMTQAVFSLRGKPLNVFGMKLDQLYKNEEMYNLMSALNIEDDISLLRYSKVILATDADVDGMHIRNLLITFFLTYFESLVMNGHLYILETPLFKVRNKERTYYCYSDKERDAAAAKLKKGVEITRFKGLGEISPDEFKQFINQHIRLTPVNIRIFSDIKQTLEFYMGKNTPERKAFIMQNLISEDAELHEIAKVAPNQEEEVANG
- a CDS encoding Uncharacterized protein (Product derived from UniProtKB/Trembl:F8KXT6), giving the protein MGQLELFLGFQIEKDFADKLQKVNLDVRSLFIKNQPGYLQEVEFQQQRYIGKMIDVNTDLDALFLLKNNILSILKKLVPEFPYKEDSLVLFPLAINDP